One genomic window of Pirellulales bacterium includes the following:
- a CDS encoding DUF721 domain-containing protein, whose translation MPAPRQIGDVLTQLIARRGYAREISTAEIERVWAAAVGEKIAKFTRPGNIRRGTLEVVVANNLLVQELGFQKDQVLKKLQISAPQENIKNLRFRVGSVA comes from the coding sequence ATGCCTGCACCAAGACAAATCGGCGACGTGTTGACGCAGCTCATCGCGCGTCGCGGCTATGCGCGGGAAATCAGTACGGCGGAGATAGAACGTGTTTGGGCGGCGGCCGTCGGCGAAAAAATAGCCAAGTTTACCCGTCCTGGCAATATTCGCCGCGGTACTTTAGAAGTCGTCGTAGCGAACAATTTGCTGGTTCAAGAGCTAGGCTTTCAGAAGGACCAAGTGCTCAAAAAACTTCAAATATCCGCTCCGCAAGAGAATATCAAAAACCTTCGATTCCGCGTGGGAAGCGTCGCGTAA
- the dnaN gene encoding DNA polymerase III subunit beta has protein sequence MKIKIERDKFQAAFQTAASVAPARSPKPILQNIKLEATGEEATLMATDLEVGIRIAVPGLVVETPGSILLSVPRVGQILREATGEQLSLESDGQSVIIRGDRSEWKLPTENPDEFPTVILFQEEKFHEVSARLFRELVRRTIFATDNESSRYALGGVLLEMSGGQIIGVGTDGRRLAKMEGPAQAIGGHETGPQTTIIPTKAMTLLERAIADSDGEVQISARPNDVLVRTPRLTVYSRLVEGRFPKWRDVFPQRSDATKVELAVGPTYAAVRQAAIATSEESRGVDFTFGGGTLTLTGRAADVGQSRVEIPIAYDGPEITIALDPKFVNDFLKVLDPGKTLTLELKDADSAAVCHTDDGYGYVIMPLARDR, from the coding sequence ATGAAAATCAAGATCGAACGCGACAAATTTCAAGCGGCCTTTCAGACAGCCGCTAGCGTCGCGCCGGCGCGCAGTCCCAAGCCGATCTTGCAGAACATCAAGCTGGAAGCCACCGGCGAGGAAGCCACACTGATGGCGACCGATTTAGAAGTCGGCATTCGCATCGCCGTCCCTGGTCTGGTGGTCGAAACTCCGGGGAGCATCCTGCTCTCGGTCCCCCGGGTCGGTCAGATTTTGCGTGAAGCCACGGGCGAGCAGCTCTCCCTGGAAAGCGACGGCCAAAGCGTGATCATCCGCGGCGACCGCAGCGAGTGGAAGCTGCCGACGGAAAATCCCGATGAATTTCCGACAGTCATTCTTTTCCAAGAGGAAAAATTTCACGAAGTGTCGGCGAGGTTGTTCCGCGAACTTGTCCGCCGCACGATCTTTGCCACGGACAACGAAAGCAGCCGCTATGCCTTGGGGGGTGTGCTGCTGGAAATGAGTGGCGGACAAATCATTGGCGTGGGGACCGATGGCCGTCGGCTCGCGAAGATGGAAGGCCCAGCGCAAGCCATCGGCGGGCACGAGACCGGCCCGCAGACCACGATCATCCCCACGAAAGCGATGACGCTGCTCGAACGGGCGATTGCCGACAGCGACGGTGAAGTGCAAATTTCGGCTCGACCTAACGATGTACTGGTTCGCACTCCGCGGCTTACGGTCTACTCACGGCTGGTCGAAGGCCGCTTCCCGAAATGGCGCGATGTGTTTCCCCAGCGCAGCGATGCGACGAAGGTCGAACTGGCGGTCGGCCCGACCTACGCCGCCGTGCGACAGGCCGCGATTGCCACCAGCGAAGAAAGTCGCGGGGTCGATTTCACCTTCGGGGGGGGCACGCTGACCCTCACCGGCCGCGCGGCTGACGTGGGGCAATCGCGCGTCGAAATCCCCATTGCTTACGACGGCCCCGAAATCACCATCGCGCTCGACCCGAAGTTCGTGAATGATTTTTTGAAAGTGCTCGATCCAGGAAAAACGTTGACTCTCGAACTGAAAGATGCGGATAGCGCCGCGGTGTGCCACACCGACGATGGCTATGGCTACGTCATCATGCCACTGGCGCGAGACCGATAA
- a CDS encoding ATP-binding protein: MIGSDVIAISLPRSSSRGGTAPADDPQAAWRARKASEFIVGPENRLARFAVQWWFDATQQTYSPLVLYGPSGSGKSLLAHGLAESRENGLLTTGADFVREVATAIDDNALTEFRTHYRSANLVVMDDLTDLAGRRSAQRELINLLDALELREVPVALTSRVPLDEITELPPGLRTRLASGLLINLAPPGNAARAEILRRLVAECEIELEPTAVVLLAEGVVGTVPVMQGALRELTATLDGGSVVRMADVRRFLTLRRVRQQPNIGTIIKVVAQFYGLKPTKLTGSARSRQVSLARSMAIYLGRQLTGQSLESLGKYFGNRDHSTVLYLYRTLEGRLEIDAELRAAANVLRESLATKS, from the coding sequence GTGATCGGATCTGACGTGATTGCCATTTCGCTGCCGCGCTCATCGAGCCGTGGTGGGACTGCGCCGGCGGATGATCCGCAAGCGGCTTGGCGAGCACGCAAAGCGTCTGAATTCATTGTCGGGCCGGAGAATCGTCTAGCGCGATTTGCTGTGCAGTGGTGGTTCGACGCAACCCAGCAAACCTACAGTCCGCTAGTATTATACGGTCCATCGGGGAGCGGCAAGTCGCTACTGGCGCATGGTCTTGCCGAATCTCGCGAGAATGGGCTGTTGACAACTGGAGCCGATTTTGTCCGCGAAGTTGCCACGGCGATCGACGACAACGCGCTCACCGAATTCCGCACGCACTATCGCTCGGCCAATTTGGTCGTAATGGACGATTTAACCGACCTGGCCGGTCGACGTTCGGCTCAGCGGGAGCTGATCAACCTACTTGATGCCTTGGAACTGCGTGAAGTGCCCGTCGCGCTGACGTCGCGGGTTCCGCTAGACGAAATCACCGAACTTCCGCCTGGCTTGCGAACCCGCTTGGCTAGCGGATTGTTGATTAACCTTGCGCCTCCTGGCAACGCAGCGCGGGCGGAGATTCTACGCCGTTTGGTTGCAGAGTGTGAAATCGAGCTCGAGCCGACGGCTGTGGTGCTGCTGGCCGAAGGCGTCGTCGGAACGGTCCCAGTAATGCAAGGAGCACTGCGCGAGCTGACTGCTACGCTCGACGGCGGTAGCGTCGTACGAATGGCCGATGTCCGTCGTTTTCTCACGTTACGCCGCGTACGCCAGCAACCGAACATCGGCACGATCATCAAAGTCGTCGCCCAGTTTTATGGGTTGAAGCCGACGAAACTCACTGGCTCTGCCCGCAGCCGCCAAGTGTCACTCGCCCGCAGCATGGCGATCTACCTCGGCCGACAACTGACCGGGCAAAGCTTGGAATCGCTCGGCAAGTACTTTGGCAACCGCGACCACAGTACGGTGCTATACCTCTATCGCACGTTAGAAGGCCGCCTGGAAATCGACGCAGAACTGCGAGCGGCTGCCAATGTGTTGCGAGAGTCGCTGGCGACAAAATCGTAA
- a CDS encoding 4a-hydroxytetrahydrobiopterin dehydratase: protein MPTQTPEQLVSKKCAPCEGGVPKYGQADAEEQLKKLDGWRLTHGGERIRKHWTMKNFVAAIEWIDAVAKLAEEEQHHPDLHLEGYRNAWIEIYTHAIGGLSENDFILAAKIDRLPVKVK, encoded by the coding sequence ATGCCAACGCAAACGCCCGAACAACTCGTTTCGAAGAAGTGCGCTCCCTGTGAAGGGGGCGTGCCTAAGTACGGACAGGCCGACGCCGAAGAACAACTCAAGAAACTCGACGGTTGGCGGTTAACGCACGGCGGCGAGCGAATTCGCAAGCACTGGACAATGAAAAATTTTGTCGCGGCCATCGAATGGATCGACGCCGTTGCCAAGCTGGCCGAGGAAGAACAGCACCATCCCGATTTGCATTTGGAAGGCTACCGCAACGCTTGGATCGAAATCTACACCCACGCCATCGGTGGGCTGTCAGAGAATGATTTTATCTTAGCGGCGAAGATCGATCGATTGCCTGTGAAGGTGAAGTGA